A genomic segment from Alteribacillus bidgolensis encodes:
- the citZ gene encoding citrate synthase, whose product MSTTRGLEGVVATSSSVSSIIDDVLTYQGYNIDDLAENASFEEVIYLLWNGRLPNRSELDEITKDLAANMEVPKEIFDYMKAYPIENVHPMAALRTAVSQLALYDEQAEEMNEEVNKQKAVRLQAKVPAIVTGFSRIREGKEPVAPKKELSFAANFLYMLNGKEPDETSETAFNKALVLHADHELNASTFTARVCVATLSDIYSGITAAIGALKGPLHGGANERVMATLSDIGEVENVERYIRKALDNKEKIMGFGHRVYKQGDPRAKHLRDMSEKLTKITGESKWYDMSIKVEEMVVGEKGLLPNVDFYSASVYHSLGIDHDLFTPIFATSRVSGWLAHILEQYSDNRLIRPRAEYVGPDKQKYIPVDER is encoded by the coding sequence ATGAGCACAACTCGTGGTCTTGAAGGTGTAGTGGCAACATCCTCTAGTGTGAGTTCCATTATTGATGACGTTTTAACGTATCAAGGCTATAATATCGACGATTTAGCCGAGAATGCATCGTTTGAGGAAGTCATTTATTTACTGTGGAATGGACGTCTGCCAAACAGAAGTGAACTTGATGAAATAACAAAAGATTTAGCAGCTAATATGGAAGTGCCAAAAGAAATTTTTGATTACATGAAAGCATACCCAATTGAAAATGTTCACCCTATGGCAGCGCTCAGAACTGCTGTATCACAGCTGGCATTGTACGATGAACAAGCTGAGGAAATGAATGAAGAAGTGAACAAACAAAAAGCAGTTCGCCTGCAAGCTAAAGTTCCTGCAATTGTAACAGGATTCAGTCGAATTCGTGAAGGAAAAGAACCTGTTGCTCCCAAAAAAGAATTAAGTTTTGCTGCGAACTTTTTGTACATGCTAAATGGAAAAGAACCGGATGAAACGTCAGAAACGGCTTTTAATAAAGCTCTCGTTCTGCACGCAGACCATGAGCTCAACGCCTCGACTTTTACGGCACGCGTCTGTGTAGCAACGTTATCTGATATTTATTCTGGTATTACCGCTGCGATTGGCGCTCTAAAAGGTCCATTACATGGTGGTGCAAACGAAAGAGTTATGGCAACTTTGTCTGATATCGGGGAAGTCGAGAATGTAGAACGATACATTAGAAAAGCTCTGGACAATAAAGAAAAGATTATGGGATTCGGTCACCGGGTATACAAACAAGGTGATCCACGCGCCAAACATTTACGTGACATGTCGGAGAAACTTACGAAGATCACTGGTGAATCAAAATGGTATGATATGTCAATAAAAGTAGAAGAGATGGTAGTTGGGGAAAAAGGGCTGCTGCCAAATGTAGATTTTTATTCTGCTTCTGTATACCACAGTCTTGGCATTGATCATGATCTTTTCACACCTATTTTCGCTACCAGCCGTGTATCAGGATGGCTCGCCCACATTCTTGAGCAGTACAGTGATAATCGTTTGATTCGTCCGCGGGCAGAATATGTTGGACCGGATAAGCAAAAATATATACCGGTGGATGAAAGATAA
- a CDS encoding DUF441 domain-containing protein: MISQASIFMLILLAVGVLGKNQSLVIAVLILLFIKWVGLGDKVFPFLQMKGIPIAVTILTISVLVPIVTGEIGFKQLGEAVKSYYAWIALASGIFVALIAKGGVVLLQNDPHITAALVIGTILAVALFNGVAVGPLIGAGIAYAAMKAAEMFSSAGG; the protein is encoded by the coding sequence TTGATATCGCAAGCATCCATTTTTATGCTTATTTTGCTTGCGGTCGGAGTCCTTGGTAAAAACCAGTCGTTGGTAATCGCAGTTCTCATTCTATTATTCATTAAATGGGTGGGACTTGGCGACAAAGTATTTCCGTTTTTGCAGATGAAAGGAATACCAATTGCCGTCACGATTCTTACTATATCTGTATTAGTGCCGATAGTAACAGGTGAGATTGGTTTCAAACAACTGGGTGAAGCAGTGAAATCTTATTATGCTTGGATTGCTCTTGCTTCGGGAATATTTGTGGCTCTGATTGCAAAAGGCGGTGTAGTGCTGCTTCAAAATGATCCGCATATTACCGCTGCGCTTGTTATTGGGACCATTCTTGCAGTAGCGCTGTTTAACGGAGTTGCTGTCGGACCTTTAATTGGAGCGGGTATTGCTTATGCGGCTATGAAAGCAGCTGAAATGTTTTCATCCGCCGGCGGATGA
- a CDS encoding FxsA family protein, whose translation MGKWFVLLLIIVPALEIGLLVLSGNAIGVWPTILLIILTGILGAWLAKKEGLNTIRTAQLQMQNGEVPGKLVLDGICILVGGAVLLTPGFITDAVGFFLLIPYTRAIIKALLERIFAKLIQNGSIIYFQKK comes from the coding sequence GTGGGTAAATGGTTTGTGCTGCTTTTAATAATAGTTCCTGCTTTAGAAATTGGTTTGTTGGTGCTTTCTGGAAATGCAATAGGGGTTTGGCCGACCATACTTCTTATTATTTTAACGGGAATATTAGGAGCATGGCTGGCGAAGAAAGAAGGATTGAATACAATTAGAACTGCTCAGCTGCAAATGCAAAACGGGGAAGTTCCAGGCAAACTTGTTTTAGACGGCATTTGTATTCTGGTTGGAGGGGCTGTTTTACTAACACCAGGATTTATCACTGATGCTGTTGGTTTTTTTCTTCTCATCCCTTATACGAGAGCGATCATAAAAGCACTATTAGAAAGAATTTTTGCTAAACTGATTCAAAACGGCAGCATTATTTATTTTCAGAAGAAGTAA
- the pyk gene encoding pyruvate kinase, translating into MRKTKIVCTIGPASESPAMLKSLMQAGMNVARLNFSHGDFDEHKARIDTIRETAKELGENVAILLDTKGPEIRTQTMKNGAINLERGQELIIAAEEVEGTPEKISVTYPGLADDLEAGKKILLDDGLIELEVLEIIGKDVKTKVLNSGELKNKKGVNLPNVKVNLPGITEKDAADIEFGIEQEVDFIAASFVRRTSDVLEIRELLEKHEAEDIQIIPKIENQEGIENIDEILEVSDGLMVARGDLGVEIPPEEVPLAQKNLIKKCNTLAKPVITATQMLDSMQRNPRPTRAEASDVANAIFDGTDAIMLSGETAAGDYPVEAVQTMSNIAMKAESALKYENILSQRTKESSRSITNSISQSVSHTAYNLDAAAILTATESGYTAKIVSKYRPESPIVAVTSDEKVLRKLSLVWGVTPLLGKPAKTTDEMLDSTVRESLKAGLVSHGDLVVITAGVPVGETGTTNIMKVHVLGEIIGKGQGIGRKTASGRVVIARSASEANEKMEEGKILVTYSTDKDMIPAFEKAAAVITEEGGLTSHAAVVGLNLGIPVIVGVKEAIDLFEDGEEITVDGSRGDLYRGHASVL; encoded by the coding sequence ATGAGAAAAACAAAAATTGTATGTACGATTGGACCAGCGAGTGAATCTCCTGCAATGTTAAAGAGTTTAATGCAAGCTGGTATGAATGTTGCTCGCCTTAATTTTTCGCATGGAGATTTTGATGAACACAAAGCACGTATTGATACTATACGAGAAACGGCAAAAGAATTAGGGGAAAACGTTGCTATCCTTCTTGATACAAAAGGCCCGGAAATAAGAACTCAAACGATGAAAAACGGAGCAATTAACCTTGAAAGAGGCCAGGAATTAATTATAGCTGCTGAAGAAGTAGAAGGGACCCCTGAAAAAATATCTGTGACGTATCCCGGTCTTGCCGATGATTTAGAAGCAGGAAAGAAAATTCTTTTAGATGATGGTTTAATTGAACTAGAAGTTCTTGAGATTATTGGTAAAGATGTGAAAACGAAGGTATTGAACAGCGGAGAACTTAAAAATAAAAAAGGAGTTAATTTGCCCAATGTCAAAGTAAATCTTCCAGGTATTACGGAAAAAGATGCTGCAGATATTGAGTTTGGTATTGAGCAGGAAGTCGACTTTATTGCGGCTTCTTTTGTGAGGCGTACCTCTGATGTTTTAGAAATTAGAGAGCTCCTTGAAAAACATGAGGCAGAAGACATTCAAATCATACCAAAAATAGAAAACCAGGAAGGTATTGAGAACATAGATGAAATTTTAGAAGTATCGGACGGCTTAATGGTAGCACGGGGAGATCTCGGGGTGGAAATTCCGCCGGAAGAAGTTCCACTCGCCCAGAAAAACTTGATAAAGAAATGCAACACATTAGCAAAACCGGTCATCACAGCTACACAAATGCTTGATTCGATGCAGCGCAATCCGCGTCCGACAAGAGCAGAAGCAAGCGATGTAGCTAATGCCATTTTTGATGGTACGGATGCCATTATGCTTTCAGGGGAAACAGCTGCTGGGGATTATCCTGTTGAAGCGGTACAGACAATGAGTAATATTGCTATGAAAGCTGAATCTGCCTTAAAATATGAAAACATCTTAAGCCAGCGCACAAAGGAAAGCAGCAGATCCATTACGAACTCTATTAGTCAATCTGTTTCTCATACTGCTTATAACTTAGATGCAGCAGCTATTCTAACAGCAACAGAAAGCGGGTATACTGCAAAAATTGTATCTAAATACCGTCCCGAATCTCCAATTGTTGCTGTAACGAGCGACGAAAAGGTATTGCGCAAGCTTTCTCTCGTTTGGGGGGTAACTCCGCTTCTTGGGAAACCAGCAAAGACGACTGACGAGATGCTTGACAGCACGGTTAGAGAATCATTAAAAGCAGGACTGGTCAGCCATGGCGATCTAGTGGTGATTACTGCTGGTGTACCTGTTGGTGAAACAGGAACCACCAACATTATGAAAGTACACGTCCTCGGTGAAATCATTGGTAAAGGGCAGGGAATCGGCCGCAAAACAGCTTCCGGCAGAGTGGTTATTGCTCGTTCTGCAAGTGAAGCAAATGAAAAAATGGAAGAAGGCAAAATTTTAGTTACTTACAGCACGGATAAAGATATGATTCCAGCCTTTGAAAAAGCAGCTGCTGTCATTACAGAAGAAGGTGGATTAACCTCTCATGCTGCCGTAGTAGGGTTGAATTTGGGGATACCAGTAATAGTAGGAGTGAAAGAAGCGATAGATTTGTTTGAAGATGGAGAAGAAATAACGGTGGATGGTTCTCGCGGCGATCTTTACCGCGGACACGCAAGCGTACTATAA
- the pfkA gene encoding 6-phosphofructokinase encodes MKKIGVLTSGGDSPGMNAAIRAVVRKAIYHGVEVYGVKYGYAGLINNEIDKLEIGDVGDIIHKGGTKLYTARCEEFKTPEGRQKAIENLNALGIQGLVVIGGDGSFRGAEKLTELGYPTIGVPGTIDNDIPGTDYTIGFDTALNTVIDAIDKIRDTATSHERTYVIEVMGRNAGDIALWSGLADGAETILIPEEEHHMEDIVGRLRRGHERGKKHSIIIVAEGVGSGPEFSQRIKEETNLETRVTVLGHIQRGGSPTAYDRVLASRLGANAVELLLNGEQGCMVGIRNNKVVHKNISEALSETHEIDRDMYRLSQELSI; translated from the coding sequence ATGAAAAAAATTGGAGTACTGACAAGCGGGGGCGACTCTCCAGGGATGAATGCAGCAATCCGGGCGGTAGTCCGTAAAGCTATTTATCATGGAGTGGAAGTATATGGTGTGAAATACGGCTATGCAGGTTTAATCAATAACGAAATTGATAAGCTGGAAATTGGAGATGTTGGTGATATTATTCACAAGGGCGGCACGAAATTATATACAGCTCGCTGTGAGGAGTTTAAAACCCCTGAAGGAAGGCAGAAAGCAATAGAAAATTTAAATGCATTAGGCATTCAAGGACTAGTAGTAATAGGAGGAGACGGATCTTTCCGAGGAGCAGAAAAACTAACAGAGCTTGGTTATCCTACCATTGGTGTTCCAGGAACAATCGATAATGATATCCCAGGAACGGACTATACTATAGGTTTTGATACGGCGCTTAATACAGTCATTGATGCAATTGACAAAATACGTGACACTGCTACCTCTCATGAGCGGACTTACGTGATTGAAGTCATGGGAAGAAACGCCGGAGATATTGCACTTTGGTCAGGTTTAGCAGACGGAGCAGAAACAATCCTTATTCCAGAAGAAGAACACCATATGGAAGATATTGTCGGCAGGTTAAGAAGAGGACATGAACGGGGGAAAAAGCACAGTATCATCATTGTTGCAGAAGGTGTTGGCAGCGGCCCTGAGTTTAGTCAGAGAATTAAAGAAGAAACCAATTTAGAAACACGCGTCACCGTGCTAGGTCATATTCAGCGCGGCGGATCTCCTACTGCATATGACCGCGTACTTGCAAGCCGTCTTGGAGCAAATGCGGTTGAACTTTTATTAAATGGAGAGCAAGGTTGTATGGTTGGTATAAGAAACAATAAAGTGGTTCATAAAAACATTTCAGAGGCACTTTCTGAAACTCATGAAATTGATAGAGATATGTATCGTCTCTCTCAAGAACTTTCTATATAA
- the accA gene encoding acetyl-CoA carboxylase carboxyl transferase subunit alpha, giving the protein MHSYLPFEKPVIELREKINELKSFTEEKDIDLSGEITNLEDRLKQLEDDIYGNLTPWQRVQIARHGERPTTFDYINQLFTDFLELHGDRLYGDDEAIVGGIAKYKGQPVTVIGHQRGKDTKENIRRNFGMPHPEGYRKALRLMKQAEKFSRPVICFIDTKGAYPGKAAEERGQSEAIARNLLEMAGLRVPIISIVIGEGGSGGALALGVGNQIHMLENSTYSVISPEGAAALLWKDASYAKQAAQTMRITAPDLKELGIIDEMIKEVKGGAHKNLEKQASYMDDVLERSLHNLCQRTADELIAERYEKYKQIGEVTGESVVTGEREN; this is encoded by the coding sequence TTGCATAGTTATTTACCCTTTGAAAAGCCTGTAATTGAACTTCGTGAAAAGATAAATGAATTAAAATCTTTTACAGAAGAAAAAGACATAGACTTGAGCGGTGAAATTACTAATTTAGAAGATCGCCTCAAGCAGCTAGAAGACGATATATACGGGAATCTCACGCCGTGGCAGCGTGTTCAAATTGCCAGGCATGGGGAGCGTCCCACAACATTTGACTATATTAATCAACTGTTCACCGACTTTCTAGAACTTCATGGGGACCGGCTTTACGGAGATGACGAAGCGATTGTCGGCGGAATTGCAAAATATAAAGGACAACCAGTAACCGTGATCGGCCACCAGCGCGGAAAAGATACAAAGGAAAACATCCGGCGCAATTTCGGCATGCCGCATCCAGAAGGGTATAGAAAAGCATTGCGGTTGATGAAACAAGCTGAGAAATTTTCTAGGCCTGTAATATGTTTCATTGATACAAAGGGAGCATACCCTGGGAAAGCAGCAGAAGAACGCGGACAAAGCGAAGCAATTGCACGTAATTTGTTAGAAATGGCAGGGCTGCGTGTGCCTATTATAAGCATTGTGATCGGAGAAGGGGGAAGCGGAGGTGCTTTAGCGCTAGGAGTCGGCAACCAAATCCATATGCTTGAAAACTCAACCTATTCTGTTATATCCCCTGAAGGTGCTGCTGCCTTGCTATGGAAAGATGCAAGCTATGCCAAACAAGCAGCACAAACGATGCGCATCACTGCCCCGGACTTAAAAGAATTAGGTATTATTGATGAAATGATAAAAGAGGTAAAAGGCGGGGCTCATAAAAATTTGGAAAAACAGGCTTCCTATATGGATGACGTTTTAGAGCGTTCCTTACATAATCTCTGTCAAAGAACTGCTGACGAATTAATCGCAGAACGTTACGAAAAATACAAACAGATCGGCGAAGTAACCGGTGAAAGCGTTGTCACTGGTGAACGAGAGAATTAG
- the accD gene encoding acetyl-CoA carboxylase, carboxyltransferase subunit beta: protein MLKDFFNKKRKYAKIPSERQQPVKMNDGVMTKCPECKSIVYTKELKKHDMVCISCGHHLPMTAYERINSLVEEGTFVEINTDITSRDPLSFPEYEQKLEKDRQKTKLNEAVVTGEGYIEGCPVVIGVMDQRFRMGSMGSAVGEKITRAIEQALSKQRPFIMFSASGGARMQEGVLSLMQMAKTSAALKRLDEAGLLFVSVMTHPTTGGVSASFASLGDYNLAEPAALIGFAGRRIIEQTIRQELPEDFQTAEFLLKHGQLDKVVPRQEMKETLSSILDIHGYKEK from the coding sequence GTGTTAAAGGATTTTTTCAATAAAAAAAGAAAATACGCGAAGATTCCATCAGAACGCCAGCAGCCAGTCAAAATGAATGATGGCGTCATGACAAAATGTCCAGAATGCAAATCCATTGTTTATACGAAAGAACTAAAAAAACATGATATGGTTTGCATCAGCTGCGGTCATCATCTGCCTATGACTGCTTATGAGCGAATCAACTCCTTAGTTGAAGAGGGGACGTTCGTTGAAATCAATACGGATATTACTTCTAGAGATCCTTTATCGTTTCCTGAGTATGAACAAAAACTTGAAAAAGACCGCCAAAAAACGAAATTGAATGAGGCGGTAGTTACAGGTGAAGGATATATAGAAGGATGTCCTGTTGTTATTGGTGTGATGGATCAAAGGTTTCGCATGGGAAGCATGGGTTCTGCTGTAGGAGAAAAAATCACCCGTGCCATCGAACAAGCGTTATCAAAACAACGTCCTTTTATTATGTTTTCTGCTTCAGGAGGAGCGCGTATGCAAGAGGGTGTACTCAGCCTAATGCAAATGGCAAAAACAAGTGCTGCCCTAAAAAGGCTTGATGAAGCAGGTTTATTATTTGTATCCGTTATGACGCATCCTACCACAGGAGGAGTATCAGCAAGTTTTGCTTCTCTTGGTGATTACAATTTGGCCGAACCGGCAGCACTGATCGGTTTTGCGGGACGCAGAATTATCGAACAAACCATTCGTCAAGAATTACCGGAAGATTTTCAAACAGCTGAGTTTTTATTAAAGCATGGACAACTCGATAAGGTTGTACCTAGACAAGAGATGAAAGAAACGTTAAGCTCAATTTTAGATATACATGGTTACAAAGAGAAGTAA